The Microbacterium horticulturae genome has a window encoding:
- a CDS encoding helix-turn-helix transcriptional regulator — translation MDRTGLAAFLRTRREALQPGDVGLPDGARRRAPGLRREEVAQLTGMSVDYYTRLEQSRGPQPSEQMLAALARALRLTDDERDYLFRVAGHTAPDRLGSLPHVAPALLRVLDRLDDTPAMVLSNLGEQLVANRMAQALFGDVSARTGLARSDVFRWFTEPASREVYPEDDRARQSRALVANLRVAYGAMGPRSRAGELVRALQAASDEFAGLWERHEVAKRFEDHKTLVHPELGPIELDCQVLFTEDQAQALLVLTAAPHTVAAQKLELLSVLGTQRFG, via the coding sequence ATGGACCGTACCGGCCTCGCCGCTTTTCTCCGCACGCGCCGCGAGGCGCTGCAGCCCGGCGACGTCGGACTGCCCGACGGCGCGCGGCGGCGCGCGCCCGGCCTGCGCCGCGAAGAGGTGGCGCAGCTGACGGGCATGTCGGTCGACTATTACACGCGGCTCGAGCAGAGCCGGGGACCGCAGCCGAGTGAGCAGATGCTCGCGGCGCTCGCCCGCGCGCTGCGGCTGACCGACGACGAGCGCGACTACCTGTTCCGAGTCGCCGGGCACACCGCGCCCGACCGGCTGGGGTCGCTCCCCCACGTCGCGCCGGCGCTGCTGCGAGTACTCGACCGGCTCGACGACACCCCGGCGATGGTGCTGTCGAACCTCGGCGAGCAGCTCGTCGCCAACCGGATGGCACAGGCGCTGTTCGGCGACGTCTCGGCGCGCACAGGGCTTGCCCGCAGCGACGTCTTCCGCTGGTTCACCGAGCCTGCCTCGCGCGAGGTGTACCCCGAGGATGACCGAGCCCGCCAGTCACGCGCGCTGGTCGCGAACCTGCGCGTCGCGTACGGGGCGATGGGGCCGCGGTCGCGTGCCGGCGAGCTCGTACGCGCGCTGCAGGCGGCCAGCGACGAGTTCGCCGGGTTGTGGGAGCGGCACGAGGTCGCCAAGCGGTTCGAAGATCACAAGACGCTCGTGCACCCCGAGCTGGGGCCGATCGAGCTGGACTGCCAGGTGCTGTTCACCGAGGACCAGGCGCAGGCTCTCCTCGTGCTCACCGCCGCGCCGCACACCGTGGCTGCGCAGAAGCTCGAGCTGCTGTCGGTGCTGGGCACCCAGCGGTTCGGCTGA
- a CDS encoding IS3 family transposase produces the protein MITRLREHFPVAYLCQRLEVSRSAYYEWMSGSAARQARTELVLQIDDAFTSTGCMDGYRKVTATLARRGIVRDRKTIARYMRVHGMVGFIAQRQFQRAKQRQARPADPPDLVGREFTSDEPGEILVSDITYIPTGQGWLYMATVIDVATRMVLGYACARTQTAKLVIQALSRARATGIVAPDAIFHSDHGIQYRSRAFARACGHRIRRSMGAHYQCWDNAVAESFFSKLKSEHLDRVTFLNRQDAAAAVDEYVARYNNERLHESLDYHTPAEHLEQLQHVA, from the coding sequence GTGATCACCCGGTTGAGGGAGCACTTCCCTGTCGCGTACCTGTGCCAGCGACTGGAGGTGTCGCGGTCGGCGTATTACGAGTGGATGAGTGGATCGGCGGCCCGGCAGGCACGCACCGAACTGGTCTTGCAGATCGATGACGCGTTCACCAGCACGGGCTGCATGGACGGGTATCGGAAGGTGACGGCGACCTTGGCCCGGCGGGGCATCGTCCGCGACCGGAAGACGATCGCCCGGTATATGCGGGTTCACGGCATGGTCGGGTTCATCGCGCAACGCCAGTTCCAGCGGGCAAAGCAACGCCAAGCGCGTCCCGCGGATCCGCCGGATCTGGTGGGGCGTGAGTTCACTTCCGACGAGCCGGGCGAGATCCTCGTCTCCGACATCACCTACATCCCCACCGGGCAGGGATGGCTGTATATGGCGACGGTCATCGACGTGGCCACCCGGATGGTCCTCGGCTACGCGTGCGCACGCACTCAGACAGCAAAGCTGGTCATCCAGGCACTGAGTCGGGCCCGGGCGACCGGGATCGTCGCGCCCGACGCGATCTTCCACTCCGACCACGGCATCCAATACCGTTCCCGGGCGTTCGCCCGGGCGTGCGGGCACCGAATCCGCCGATCGATGGGTGCCCACTACCAGTGCTGGGACAACGCGGTTGCCGAATCGTTCTTCTCGAAGCTGAAGAGCGAGCACCTGGACCGTGTCACGTTCCTGAACCGCCAAGACGCCGCCGCGGCCGTGGACGAGTACGTCGCCCGATACAACAACGAACGACTCCACGAGAGCCTCGACTACCACACCCCCGCCGAACACCTCGAGCAACTACAGCACGTGGCATGA
- a CDS encoding transposase, whose translation MKERKKRPTPEQRAAAVAFYRESGLSAQKAAEELKMVPRTLEAWIAKAKRAEIDPDGTMSPERVTELLRLQRENASLRREVEFLKKAGALLRERDHGPNGTR comes from the coding sequence GTGAAAGAGCGTAAGAAGCGGCCTACGCCGGAGCAGAGGGCTGCAGCGGTCGCGTTCTACCGGGAGTCGGGGTTATCGGCGCAGAAAGCGGCTGAGGAGCTGAAGATGGTGCCTCGCACGCTGGAAGCGTGGATCGCGAAAGCGAAGCGTGCGGAGATCGATCCGGACGGGACGATGTCCCCGGAACGTGTGACGGAGCTGTTGCGGTTGCAGCGGGAGAACGCCTCGCTGCGGCGTGAGGTCGAGTTCCTAAAAAAAGCGGGTGCCCTCCTCCGGGAACGCGATCACGGACCGAACGGTACGCGGTGA
- a CDS encoding DNA-3-methyladenine glycosylase has product MTDQLSEPAPARAASFHAATRDELQPLPLEVAPRLLGGILTVALGDETVALRITEVEAYHGKGTGPVPDPGSHARMGYTKRNATMWGEPGHLYVYLSHGIHSCVNVVCGAEGEAGGILLRAGEVVDGLELARVRRPAARTDRELARGPGRLGDAMGLQHALHDGIDVVDGMPRGGAVASLLLRDEPLDPVAAGPRVGIAGVAGTDAFPWRFWIAGDRTVSPFRWGRGAAEAAASARLHPAS; this is encoded by the coding sequence ATGACAGATCAGCTCTCCGAACCAGCGCCCGCTCGTGCGGCGTCGTTCCACGCCGCGACGCGCGACGAGCTTCAGCCGCTGCCTCTCGAGGTCGCCCCGCGGCTGCTGGGCGGCATCCTCACCGTCGCCCTCGGCGACGAGACGGTCGCGCTGCGCATCACCGAGGTCGAGGCGTACCACGGCAAGGGCACCGGTCCGGTGCCCGATCCCGGGTCACACGCGCGGATGGGATACACCAAGCGCAACGCCACGATGTGGGGCGAGCCCGGGCATCTCTACGTGTACCTGAGCCACGGCATCCACTCCTGTGTCAACGTCGTCTGCGGGGCCGAAGGCGAGGCCGGGGGAATCCTGCTGCGCGCTGGCGAGGTGGTCGACGGTCTCGAGCTCGCGCGGGTGCGTCGCCCTGCCGCGCGCACCGATCGCGAACTCGCCCGCGGGCCGGGACGTCTCGGCGACGCCATGGGCCTGCAACACGCGCTGCACGACGGGATCGACGTGGTCGACGGGATGCCGCGTGGCGGCGCCGTCGCCAGCCTGCTGCTGCGCGATGAGCCCCTCGATCCGGTTGCGGCAGGCCCGCGCGTGGGTATCGCCGGGGTGGCCGGCACCGACGCGTTCCCGTGGCGCTTCTGGATTGCCGGCGACCGCACCGTGTCGCCGTTCCGGTGGGGTCGGGGAGCGGCCGAGGCCGCGGCATCCGCCCGCCTGCATCCGGCCTCCTGA